The following proteins come from a genomic window of Mycolicibacterium rufum:
- a CDS encoding argininosuccinate synthase, with translation MSERVILAYSGGLDTSVAISWIGKETGREVVAVAIDLGQGGEDMEVVRQRALDCGAVEAVVVDARDEFAEQYCLPAIQSNALYMDRYPLVSALSRPLIVKHLVDAAREHGGGIVAHGCTGKGNDQVRFEVGFASLAPDLEVLAPVRDYAWTREKAIAFAEENAIPINVTKRSPFSIDQNVWGRAVETGFLEHLWNAPTKDVYDYTEDPTVNWSSPDEVIVGFDKGVPVSIDGQPVTVLQAIEQLNARAGAQGVGRLDVVEDRLVGIKSREIYEAPGAMVLITAHTELEHVTLERELGRFKRGTDQKWGELVYDGLWYSPLKTALEAFVANTQQHVTGEIRLVLHGGHIAVNGRRSAESLYDFNLATYDEGDTFDQSAAKGFVHVHGLSSSLSARRDLAGR, from the coding sequence ATGTCCGAGCGCGTCATCCTGGCGTATTCCGGCGGTCTGGACACCTCGGTGGCGATCAGCTGGATCGGCAAGGAGACCGGTCGCGAGGTGGTCGCCGTGGCGATCGACCTCGGGCAGGGCGGCGAGGACATGGAGGTGGTGCGTCAGCGCGCACTGGACTGCGGCGCCGTCGAAGCCGTCGTCGTCGACGCGCGCGACGAATTCGCCGAGCAGTACTGCCTGCCGGCGATCCAGTCCAACGCGCTCTACATGGACCGCTACCCGCTGGTGTCCGCGCTGAGCCGGCCGCTGATCGTCAAGCACCTCGTCGACGCGGCCCGCGAGCACGGCGGCGGTATCGTCGCGCACGGCTGCACCGGCAAGGGCAACGACCAGGTCCGCTTCGAGGTCGGATTCGCCTCGCTGGCACCCGATCTCGAGGTGCTGGCACCGGTCCGCGACTACGCGTGGACCCGGGAGAAGGCGATCGCCTTCGCCGAGGAGAACGCGATCCCGATCAACGTCACCAAGCGCTCTCCGTTCTCCATCGATCAGAACGTCTGGGGTCGCGCGGTGGAAACCGGCTTCCTCGAACACCTCTGGAACGCGCCCACCAAGGACGTCTACGACTACACCGAGGACCCCACGGTCAACTGGAGCAGCCCTGACGAGGTGATCGTCGGATTCGACAAGGGTGTGCCGGTGAGCATCGACGGGCAGCCCGTGACCGTGCTGCAGGCCATCGAGCAGCTCAACGCCCGCGCGGGCGCCCAGGGCGTGGGACGCCTCGACGTCGTCGAGGACCGCCTGGTCGGCATCAAGAGCCGGGAGATCTACGAGGCGCCCGGCGCGATGGTGCTCATCACCGCGCACACCGAACTCGAGCACGTCACGCTGGAGCGCGAGCTCGGCCGGTTCAAGCGCGGCACCGATCAGAAGTGGGGCGAACTGGTCTACGACGGTCTCTGGTACTCACCGCTGAAGACCGCGCTCGAGGCGTTCGTCGCGAACACCCAGCAGCACGTGACCGGTGAGATCCGGCTGGTCCTGCACGGCGGGCACATCGCGGTCAACGGGCGCCGCAGCGCCGAGTCGCTGTACGACTTCAACCTCGCCACCTATGACGAGGGCGACACGTTCGATCAGTCCGCCGCCAAGGGTTTCGTGCACGTGCACGGACTGTCGTCGAGCCTGTCGGCGCGGCGGGACCTGGCCGGCCGATGA
- a CDS encoding arginine repressor, with the protein MTAATTRAGRQARIVALLSAQSVHSQTELAALLADEGIDVTQATLSRDLEELGAVKLRGADGGVGVYIVPEDGSPVRGVTGGTERVSRLLGDLLVSTDASANLAVLRTPPGAAHYLASAIDRAALPYVVGTIAGDDTIFVIAREPMTGAELASAVENLAKA; encoded by the coding sequence ATGACGGCCGCGACGACGCGCGCGGGCCGGCAGGCGCGGATCGTCGCGCTGCTGTCCGCGCAGTCGGTGCACAGCCAGACCGAACTCGCGGCGCTGCTCGCCGACGAGGGCATCGACGTCACCCAGGCCACCCTGTCCCGTGATCTCGAGGAACTCGGCGCGGTCAAACTGCGCGGCGCCGACGGCGGTGTCGGCGTCTACATCGTCCCCGAGGACGGCAGCCCGGTACGCGGCGTCACCGGAGGCACCGAACGGGTGTCGCGTCTGCTGGGTGATCTGCTGGTGTCCACCGACGCCAGCGCCAACCTCGCGGTGCTGCGCACACCTCCTGGCGCCGCCCACTACCTCGCGAGCGCGATCGACCGGGCGGCGCTGCCGTACGTCGTCGGCACCATCGCCGGCGACGACACGATCTTCGTCATCGCCCGCGAACCGATGACCGGCGCCGAACTGGCCTCGGCCGTCGAGAACCTCGCCAAAGCCTGA
- the argF gene encoding ornithine carbamoyltransferase: MTRHFLRDDDLSPDEQAEVLALAAELKKNPFSRRPLEGPRGVAVIFEKNSTRTRFSFEMGIAQLGGHAVVVDGRSTQLGREETLEDTGAVLSRYVDAIVWRTFAQERLTAMASGSSVPIVNALSDEFHPCQVLADLQTLAEWKGGLKGLRLSYFGDGANNMAHSLMLGGVTAGVHVTIAAPRGFEPHPMFVAAAETRAHQTGATVTLTDDPGAGADGADVLVTDTWTSMGQENDGLDRVRPFRPFQLNAALLSRADSEAVVLHCLPAHRGHEITDEVIDGPRSAVWDEAENRLHAQKALLVWLLEHS, encoded by the coding sequence ATGACGCGGCACTTCCTCCGCGACGACGACCTCTCGCCCGACGAGCAGGCCGAGGTGCTGGCGCTGGCCGCCGAACTGAAGAAGAACCCGTTCAGCCGGCGGCCGCTGGAGGGACCCCGCGGGGTCGCGGTGATCTTCGAGAAGAACTCCACCAGGACCCGGTTCTCCTTCGAGATGGGCATCGCCCAGCTCGGGGGGCACGCGGTGGTCGTGGACGGGCGCAGCACCCAGCTGGGCCGGGAGGAGACGCTCGAGGACACCGGCGCGGTGCTGTCGCGCTATGTCGACGCGATCGTGTGGCGCACCTTCGCCCAGGAGCGGCTCACCGCGATGGCCTCGGGGTCGAGCGTGCCCATCGTCAACGCGCTCTCCGACGAGTTCCACCCCTGCCAGGTGCTCGCGGACCTGCAGACACTCGCCGAGTGGAAGGGCGGTCTGAAAGGGTTGCGGCTGAGCTACTTCGGCGACGGTGCCAACAACATGGCGCACTCCCTGATGCTCGGCGGCGTCACCGCCGGGGTGCACGTCACGATCGCCGCGCCGCGGGGGTTCGAGCCGCATCCGATGTTCGTCGCCGCCGCGGAGACACGGGCGCATCAGACCGGGGCGACGGTGACGCTGACCGACGACCCGGGTGCCGGCGCCGACGGGGCCGACGTGCTGGTCACCGACACCTGGACCTCGATGGGGCAGGAGAACGACGGTCTGGACCGTGTGCGCCCGTTCCGGCCGTTCCAGCTCAACGCGGCGCTGTTGAGCCGGGCCGACTCGGAAGCCGTTGTGCTGCATTGCCTTCCCGCTCACCGCGGGCACGAGATCACCGACGAGGTGATCGACGGTCCGCGCAGCGCGGTGTGGGACGAGGCGGAGAATCGGCTGCATGCGCAGAAGGCGCTGCTGGTGTGGCTGCTGGAGCATTCGTGA